In the genome of Leptospira licerasiae serovar Varillal str. VAR 010, one region contains:
- the mdoH gene encoding glucans biosynthesis glucosyltransferase MdoH: protein MNAETFPTSIPEPDGILKEAFDSRKFTYRRLGFVGVLGLLSLFGIYLEYRFLLINGISPLEWATLLLFCFLFPLLAFGATTAIFGAIQRIRGGDPTRISGLIAGQTVSPKELPPTAVVIPIHCEDVARVAAGLESMMKSAASVGLGENLDFFLLSDTTDPDIWLQEEKAFSKLSRKPETKGRVYYRKRRINLNKKSGNIADFCRRWGRRYRYMIVLDADSLVTGECMLNLIRLMEAVPNAGIIQTVPKIIRGKSLFQRLAQFGTWLGNPIFGAGSYYWQVFSGPFWGHNAIVRLKPFMEHCGLPGLPGESAIGGKILSHDTVEAALIRKAGYTVWFAYDLEGSYEECPPNLLESLKRDNRWCQGNLQHFWFLFVGGLRISSRIHILLGILSYGSSLLWALLLVATSFTVMADTDYYRLASIPEEWAQFQESMYLPVFYGLQIYTILILFMPRILSFLDGLLFRRKESGIGFFSFIFSFLTEFIQSVILAPAYMVQYTRFLWMTFWNRKIEWGPQNRDPAQGIDRMAAARALLPQAFYGTGISIWLFVYYPVLFYWLLPITGGWLLSYFWGVWTSSPKQGELWKKRGLLLTPEETKTNSLLSDTENLEEEYSTFLQGMGSGRGIFLSVADPLLFRFHTSRLRTRKKESDARKRYMDVLVSNWKESGPDSLNSKEMNRLLWDKRVLSDLHFWFWETDLSKTHPWWKERFLEYQTRLRKEQISNWFS from the coding sequence ATGAACGCAGAAACTTTTCCTACATCTATACCCGAACCGGATGGGATCTTAAAAGAAGCATTCGATTCCAGAAAATTTACGTATAGAAGGTTGGGATTCGTAGGAGTTCTAGGACTTCTATCCTTATTCGGGATCTATTTAGAATATCGTTTTCTTCTAATAAACGGTATCTCGCCATTGGAATGGGCGACACTTTTACTCTTCTGCTTTTTATTTCCTTTATTGGCGTTCGGGGCTACCACCGCGATCTTCGGTGCCATCCAAAGAATAAGAGGGGGAGATCCTACACGTATCTCCGGATTAATCGCCGGACAAACAGTAAGCCCGAAAGAACTCCCGCCGACTGCTGTGGTTATTCCGATCCACTGCGAAGACGTGGCAAGAGTAGCAGCCGGTCTGGAATCTATGATGAAGTCTGCGGCTTCTGTCGGCTTAGGGGAAAATCTGGACTTCTTCTTATTATCCGATACGACTGACCCGGATATCTGGCTGCAAGAAGAGAAAGCATTCTCTAAACTTTCTAGAAAGCCGGAAACAAAGGGAAGAGTATATTACAGAAAAAGAAGGATCAATCTAAACAAAAAATCGGGAAATATCGCGGACTTCTGTAGAAGATGGGGAAGACGTTATAGATACATGATCGTCTTGGACGCGGACAGTTTGGTTACAGGGGAATGTATGCTAAACTTGATACGCCTGATGGAAGCTGTGCCTAACGCAGGTATTATCCAAACAGTTCCTAAGATCATCCGAGGTAAAAGTTTATTCCAGAGATTGGCGCAATTCGGGACCTGGTTGGGAAATCCTATCTTCGGCGCTGGATCTTATTATTGGCAGGTGTTCTCCGGACCTTTCTGGGGGCATAATGCGATCGTAAGATTAAAACCATTTATGGAACATTGTGGACTTCCAGGTTTACCTGGAGAAAGCGCCATAGGAGGAAAAATCCTATCTCACGACACTGTCGAAGCCGCATTAATTAGAAAAGCTGGATATACAGTTTGGTTTGCTTACGATTTAGAAGGTTCGTATGAGGAATGTCCTCCTAATCTTCTGGAAAGTCTGAAAAGGGATAATCGTTGGTGCCAGGGAAACCTGCAACATTTCTGGTTTCTGTTCGTAGGCGGCCTAAGGATTTCCAGCAGGATCCATATTTTATTGGGGATACTTTCTTACGGAAGTTCTCTTCTTTGGGCGTTACTACTCGTCGCAACTAGTTTTACGGTCATGGCGGATACCGACTATTATCGTTTAGCCTCTATTCCGGAAGAATGGGCGCAATTCCAGGAGAGTATGTATCTCCCTGTCTTCTACGGATTGCAAATTTATACTATTCTAATATTATTCATGCCTAGGATACTTTCCTTCTTAGACGGTTTACTTTTCCGCAGAAAAGAAAGTGGGATCGGATTTTTCTCCTTTATCTTTTCCTTTTTAACTGAGTTTATCCAGTCGGTGATCTTAGCTCCCGCTTATATGGTCCAATACACCAGATTCCTTTGGATGACTTTTTGGAATAGAAAGATAGAGTGGGGACCACAAAATAGGGACCCGGCTCAAGGGATTGATAGAATGGCCGCTGCCCGTGCCTTACTCCCTCAGGCATTTTATGGCACGGGGATCTCCATCTGGTTATTCGTATATTATCCCGTACTTTTTTATTGGTTATTGCCGATCACAGGCGGCTGGCTTCTTTCTTATTTTTGGGGTGTCTGGACTTCTTCCCCTAAACAAGGCGAACTCTGGAAAAAAAGAGGACTTCTTTTAACTCCGGAAGAAACCAAAACGAATTCCCTTTTATCCGATACTGAAAATTTGGAGGAGGAATATTCTACGTTCTTGCAAGGAATGGGATCAGGTAGAGGGATTTTTCTTTCCGTAGCAGACCCTCTACTATTTCGTTTTCATACTTCTCGTTTGAGAACTAGAAAAAAAGAATCGGACGCTCGTAAAAGATATATGGATGTTCTTGTTTCTAATTGGAAAGAATCCGGTCCAGATTCTTTGAATTCGAAAGAGATGAATCGTCTTCTATGGGACAAACGTGTTTTGAGCGATCTTCATTTCTGGTTTTGGGAAACTGATCTTTCTAAAACTCATCCATGGTGGAAGGAAAGATTTTTAGAATACCAAACTAGACTGCGCAAAGAGCAGATCTCCAATTGGTTTAGTTGA
- a CDS encoding polyketide cyclase has translation MPTLETLEKFIAHVESNKHDEAIEAFYTIDASMQENQSPRRVGRDVLVTNEKLVLRKAKSLTSKCIRPVFVNGDYVVIRWVFHFDWKDGTTTDMEELAYQLWEGEKIKEEQFFYDPAQRVPK, from the coding sequence ATGCCAACATTAGAAACATTAGAAAAATTTATAGCTCATGTGGAATCGAATAAACATGACGAAGCAATCGAGGCTTTTTATACGATCGATGCTTCGATGCAAGAAAACCAATCGCCGCGTCGAGTAGGCAGAGACGTGCTTGTTACGAATGAAAAATTAGTACTTCGAAAAGCAAAATCCTTAACTTCGAAGTGTATTCGGCCCGTATTCGTAAACGGAGATTACGTCGTGATCAGGTGGGTATTTCATTTCGATTGGAAAGACGGTACGACGACGGATATGGAGGAACTTGCATACCAGCTTTGGGAAGGCGAAAAGATCAAAGAAGAACAATTCTTTTATGATCCGGCACAGCGAGTACCTAAATGA
- the cfa gene encoding cyclopropane fatty acyl phospholipid synthase, translating to MWKDKVRGKVEELFAKAGVSFGGNADWDIQVKDDRLFEKILSNGSLGLGEAYMNGWFECERFDETVRRLLDKGIEKAARTWGNLFLYLESVILNRQSKRRAFVVGERHYDLGNDLFELMLDKEMVYSCAYWKNANTLDEAQENKMDLICKKLDLQPGMKVLDIGCGWGGLARHAAKDYGAEVFGISVSKEQLMLAEERSKNLNVKYELMDYRDIRDNFDSVLSVGQMEHVGYKNYRTYMETVYKSLKDKGLFLLHTIGSNDSSKMTDRWIEKYIFPNSHLPSAAQITKASENLFVLEDVHNFGPDYDKTLMAWYNNFEKGWDQIQNKYGERFRRMWEFYLLSCAGAFRSRKIQLWQFVFSKGSRENVYQAVR from the coding sequence ATGTGGAAGGATAAAGTTCGCGGCAAGGTTGAAGAATTATTTGCAAAGGCAGGAGTCAGCTTCGGAGGAAATGCGGATTGGGACATCCAAGTAAAGGATGATAGATTATTCGAAAAAATTCTAAGCAACGGTTCTTTAGGTCTAGGGGAAGCGTATATGAACGGTTGGTTCGAATGCGAAAGGTTCGACGAAACTGTCAGGAGATTATTGGATAAAGGAATAGAAAAAGCAGCAAGAACCTGGGGAAATCTATTTCTATATTTAGAATCCGTAATATTGAATCGCCAATCCAAAAGAAGAGCTTTTGTGGTCGGAGAAAGACATTACGATCTTGGCAACGACCTTTTCGAACTAATGTTAGACAAGGAAATGGTCTATTCCTGCGCATACTGGAAGAATGCCAATACCTTGGATGAGGCCCAAGAAAACAAAATGGATCTGATCTGCAAAAAGTTGGACCTCCAACCTGGAATGAAAGTCCTGGATATCGGATGCGGTTGGGGAGGTCTTGCTAGACATGCTGCCAAAGACTATGGAGCGGAAGTTTTCGGCATAAGCGTTTCTAAAGAGCAACTAATGCTCGCTGAAGAAAGATCTAAAAACCTAAACGTAAAATACGAATTGATGGACTATCGAGATATAAGGGACAATTTCGATTCTGTTCTTTCGGTGGGTCAAATGGAGCATGTCGGTTATAAAAACTATCGGACCTACATGGAAACAGTTTATAAATCCCTAAAGGACAAGGGATTATTTTTACTTCATACGATCGGCTCCAATGATTCTAGCAAGATGACTGATAGATGGATCGAAAAGTATATCTTTCCGAACTCACATCTTCCCTCAGCGGCACAGATCACAAAGGCGAGCGAAAATCTTTTTGTATTGGAAGATGTCCATAATTTCGGTCCGGACTATGATAAAACACTCATGGCTTGGTATAATAATTTCGAAAAAGGATGGGATCAGATCCAAAACAAATACGGAGAAAGATTCAGACGTATGTGGGAATTCTATCTTTTAAGCTGTGCGGGAGCCTTTCGTTCCAGGAAGATCCAACTCTGGCAGTTTGTGTTTTCGAAAGGATCCAGGGAGAATGTATATCAAGCAGTGAGATAG
- a CDS encoding glycosyl transferase, which produces MKKIHISAYISGHGFGHISRSLEAILRILIKNPEWTATVHSPRGEEFASSLDVSGIWGQVRARIRFRKTRSDVGIVQKDSLGMDLDSTASEIIEFKKNKDSLLQIETEYLKKENPDVIWSDSSSLPFLISSQLKIPSLFLGNFTWDYIYSYYKSEIFQRYAEELKKEYALCDIGLILPLSCPVASIPKTRKIGLLGRKPNLNKEEARKYYGFEEGTEYYLFSFGAYGINSSHFDWKKWDPSKRRIVIGGIEWRVEAKNNLGIVTIPHCHYPDLLRASDFVLTKPGYGILSESYFAGTPILYTDRGDFPEYKYLVEALQSLYKSSYISHDDLFSFRWEEASKSAISSNVHSDPTFQKDAVQDIQDSIIEIIK; this is translated from the coding sequence ATGAAAAAGATCCATATTTCCGCATACATAAGCGGTCACGGTTTCGGTCATATCAGTCGTAGCTTAGAGGCAATTCTCAGGATTCTAATTAAAAATCCTGAATGGACTGCGACCGTCCATTCTCCGAGAGGAGAAGAATTTGCTTCTTCCTTGGATGTTTCCGGAATTTGGGGACAGGTCAGAGCCAGGATCCGATTCAGAAAAACAAGATCGGATGTAGGAATCGTACAAAAGGATTCTCTTGGAATGGACCTGGATTCTACTGCATCTGAAATTATTGAATTTAAGAAGAATAAAGACTCTCTTCTTCAGATAGAAACGGAATATCTCAAAAAAGAAAATCCGGACGTTATTTGGTCGGATTCTTCTTCTCTTCCTTTTCTGATCTCCTCCCAGCTGAAAATTCCTTCTTTATTTTTAGGAAATTTTACCTGGGATTATATATACTCATATTATAAATCTGAAATATTCCAAAGATACGCCGAAGAATTAAAGAAAGAATATGCATTGTGCGATATAGGCCTTATTCTTCCGCTTTCTTGCCCTGTCGCTTCCATTCCCAAAACCAGAAAGATCGGATTATTAGGACGTAAACCCAATCTAAATAAAGAAGAGGCCAGAAAATATTACGGCTTTGAAGAAGGTACAGAGTATTATCTATTCTCGTTCGGAGCTTATGGCATCAACTCTTCTCATTTTGATTGGAAAAAATGGGACCCATCCAAAAGAAGGATCGTGATCGGCGGGATAGAATGGAGAGTAGAGGCCAAAAATAATTTGGGAATAGTCACCATTCCGCATTGCCATTATCCGGACCTACTCCGAGCGAGTGATTTCGTGCTGACCAAACCCGGTTATGGAATTTTAAGCGAGTCTTATTTTGCAGGAACTCCTATACTTTATACCGACAGAGGCGATTTTCCGGAATATAAATATTTAGTAGAAGCATTACAATCCCTCTATAAATCCTCATATATCTCTCATGATGACCTATTTTCCTTCCGTTGGGAAGAGGCATCCAAATCCGCAATATCCTCTAACGTGCATTCCGATCCAACCTTCCAGAAAGATGCTGTCCAAGATATACAAGATTCGATCATAGAAATTATCAAATAA
- a CDS encoding TrmH family RNA methyltransferase: protein MKKNVLEISSFSNEKLKYIAGLKEKKNREKSGTFFIEGFREIQRAHVSGKVKFEYLLTCPACYLGENEEDLVSSIDAKTIAVPKQIFEKISYRDRPDGLIATAELPDFSLSSKTKLSDDPVLVIEGVEKPGNLGTILRTAEGAGFHKVFVADPRLDLFNPNVIRSSTGTLFTLDVFQSDIKELYPILQKAGYKTFAVTPEAKSLYWDAKLKGKVALVFGSEQYGLSEYARSQSDQYISLPMKGVADSLNLAMSAGILMYEVLRQNR from the coding sequence TTGAAAAAGAACGTTTTGGAGATCAGCAGTTTTTCAAATGAAAAGCTGAAATATATCGCAGGTCTTAAAGAGAAAAAGAACAGAGAAAAATCCGGCACATTCTTTATCGAAGGGTTCAGGGAGATCCAAAGGGCGCATGTCTCAGGCAAAGTCAAATTCGAATATCTACTCACCTGCCCTGCATGTTATCTAGGTGAAAATGAAGAAGATCTAGTATCTTCGATAGACGCAAAAACAATCGCTGTTCCAAAACAGATTTTTGAAAAGATCTCCTACAGAGATAGACCGGATGGCCTGATTGCCACCGCTGAATTGCCTGACTTCTCCTTATCTTCTAAAACAAAACTTTCGGATGACCCCGTTCTTGTGATCGAAGGAGTGGAGAAGCCGGGTAACCTAGGCACCATTCTAAGGACCGCAGAGGGTGCTGGATTCCATAAAGTGTTCGTTGCCGATCCAAGGCTGGATCTATTCAATCCAAACGTCATACGATCTTCCACAGGAACATTATTCACCCTGGATGTATTCCAATCGGATATTAAAGAACTTTATCCAATTCTTCAAAAAGCAGGATACAAAACATTCGCTGTGACCCCGGAAGCAAAGTCTCTCTATTGGGACGCAAAACTGAAAGGAAAAGTCGCACTTGTTTTTGGGAGCGAACAGTACGGTCTAAGTGAATACGCCAGATCCCAAAGCGATCAGTATATTTCCCTTCCTATGAAAGGAGTGGCGGATAGTTTAAATCTGGCAATGTCAGCCGGAATTCTAATGTACGAAGTGCTTCGACAGAATCGTTAA
- a CDS encoding class I SAM-dependent methyltransferase produces the protein MSANKNTYQLIDSGNFKKLEQVGPYKVIRPSPVAAWPPTQPSLWKDADGEYHRSDKGGGNWSWKGSGASRPDSEDEFLIQIPPLTVKIRFTPFGHLGIFPEQLSNWDRIRNVSSQLAGQGEVLNLFAYSGLSTLSVLAGGLDACHLDSSKGMVEWARENAQVSGLAGKKVRWIVEDVLKFLNREIRREKKYIGFILDPPTFGRGASGEVFKIEKDLPEMMDLLMQLCNNKPEFVFLTCHSTGFSPLALRRILEGRIKTPGNYLTEELSISETTGRLHPAGSNCVFYSNRVKL, from the coding sequence ATGAGCGCAAATAAAAATACTTACCAACTCATCGATTCCGGAAATTTCAAAAAATTAGAACAAGTCGGCCCATACAAAGTGATCCGCCCTTCTCCGGTTGCGGCTTGGCCTCCTACTCAACCCTCTCTTTGGAAGGACGCTGATGGAGAATATCACAGAAGCGATAAGGGCGGAGGGAACTGGAGCTGGAAAGGTTCCGGCGCTTCCAGACCGGATTCGGAAGACGAGTTCCTTATCCAAATCCCTCCTCTGACCGTTAAGATACGTTTTACTCCTTTTGGACATCTTGGGATCTTTCCTGAGCAATTGAGCAACTGGGACCGGATCCGAAACGTATCCTCCCAACTGGCAGGCCAAGGCGAAGTTTTAAATCTATTCGCATATTCCGGACTTTCCACCTTATCCGTGTTAGCGGGTGGATTGGACGCTTGTCATTTGGACTCTTCCAAAGGAATGGTAGAATGGGCCAGAGAGAACGCACAAGTTTCCGGCTTAGCAGGAAAAAAAGTGCGCTGGATAGTCGAAGACGTATTAAAATTCTTGAATAGAGAAATCAGACGCGAGAAAAAGTATATCGGTTTTATCTTAGATCCGCCCACTTTCGGCCGTGGCGCCAGCGGAGAAGTTTTCAAAATAGAAAAAGATCTACCTGAGATGATGGACCTTCTCATGCAACTCTGTAATAATAAACCTGAGTTCGTGTTTTTAACGTGTCATTCCACCGGATTCAGCCCTCTTGCACTTCGGAGGATTTTGGAAGGTAGGATCAAAACTCCCGGAAATTATCTAACGGAAGAACTTTCTATCTCCGAAACAACGGGAAGATTACATCCGGCGGGCTCCAACTGCGTATTTTATTCCAATCGAGTAAAACTTTGA
- a CDS encoding class I SAM-dependent rRNA methyltransferase: MNRFRRYQLSKTTESVLNSGHPWILNGKLSTAISAFQDGDWMKLVSGSNETLGFGIYSSSGPIGIRIIQRGNDFSIPKLLQTIERSLELRKPLRAKTNAYRLIHGENDLIPGVTVDRYGSTWVVQTYSRSLRTFSRLVVRLLYSVAYKTEEPIPKRIVWISPQRIGSEKSLPIRFLRGKEEVPYEEKIFLDQVQWKTKIPGQKGGFFLDVRNLRQYILEKPEIARDRDCLHLFSHTGLTSVCLEVAGAKSVFSADGAKEALEEFVSHILPEEEFLNFEKKNTILTKGKHHLVRADLFQDWGFLEGKKFSLIVLDPPNLTPNQASVPAGKKAYRSLISKAISFLEPGGDLILLSCSGRILESEFEKIGRETLANKGWKYKDLFKLRPEPDHPTRKEFPEGKYFKVHIYKKCEPLDQ, from the coding sequence ATGAATCGTTTTCGAAGATACCAACTCAGCAAAACGACCGAATCGGTTTTAAATTCGGGACATCCTTGGATCTTAAACGGAAAATTATCCACTGCGATCTCCGCATTCCAAGACGGGGACTGGATGAAACTTGTCTCCGGATCGAACGAAACATTGGGATTCGGGATCTATTCTTCTTCAGGTCCGATAGGAATACGTATCATACAAAGAGGAAATGATTTCTCTATTCCTAAACTGCTACAAACGATAGAAAGATCATTAGAACTTAGAAAACCTCTCCGAGCAAAAACAAATGCTTACAGACTTATACATGGGGAGAATGACCTAATCCCCGGAGTTACGGTAGATCGATATGGATCCACTTGGGTGGTCCAAACCTATTCCAGATCGTTAAGAACGTTTTCCAGATTGGTGGTCCGGCTTCTATATTCTGTCGCGTACAAAACGGAAGAACCAATCCCCAAACGGATCGTCTGGATCTCTCCCCAAAGAATAGGCTCCGAAAAATCTTTGCCCATCCGTTTCCTAAGAGGTAAAGAAGAAGTTCCGTATGAGGAAAAAATCTTTCTAGATCAGGTCCAATGGAAAACCAAGATCCCCGGACAAAAAGGAGGATTCTTTTTAGACGTTCGAAATTTACGTCAATATATATTAGAAAAACCGGAAATAGCTCGAGATAGAGATTGCCTCCATCTATTCTCACACACCGGACTTACTTCGGTATGTTTAGAAGTAGCAGGCGCAAAATCAGTCTTCTCCGCTGACGGTGCTAAAGAAGCGCTCGAAGAATTTGTATCTCATATTTTGCCGGAGGAAGAGTTCTTAAATTTCGAGAAGAAGAATACGATCCTTACAAAAGGAAAACATCATTTGGTCAGAGCCGATCTATTTCAGGACTGGGGATTTTTAGAAGGTAAAAAATTTTCGCTGATTGTTTTGGATCCTCCCAATCTGACTCCAAACCAAGCATCCGTTCCCGCCGGTAAAAAAGCATATCGTAGTCTAATTTCTAAGGCGATTTCTTTCTTAGAACCTGGAGGAGATCTGATCTTACTTTCTTGTTCCGGAAGAATCCTGGAGTCCGAATTCGAAAAGATTGGCCGAGAAACCTTAGCGAACAAAGGATGGAAGTACAAGGATCTTTTCAAATTAAGACCGGAACCGGATCATCCTACACGTAAGGAATTTCCGGAGGGGAAATACTTCAAGGTGCATATCTATAAAAAATGTGAACCCTTGGATCAATAA
- a CDS encoding citrate synthase codes for MANTAILKIDGKEYELPIITGTENEKAIDISKLRQQTGYITLDNGYLNTGACTSAVTFLDGELGILRYRGIPIEQLAEKASFTEVAYLLIYGHLPSDKELQDWDKELTMHTLIHEDLKRLYNGFPKDGHPMAIMSTMIGSLSTYYQDSYDPENPDHRHISMVRLLAKFPTIASFAYKKSLGQPTVHPMNHLDYCSNFLNMMFSVPSEEYYIDPEIVKALNLLLILHADHEQNCSTSTVRLVGSSLANLYGAISAGICALWGPRHGGANQEVLEMLLEIKASGLPVKKIVEKAKDKNDAFRLSGFGHRVYKNFDPRAKIIKKACDAVLSRLGVKDPLLDIAKELEEAALKDSYFVERKLYPNVDFYSGIIYRALGIPVNMFTVMFAMGRLPGWIAQWKEMIESPDMKIGRPRQIYTGATNTSYDEAKKK; via the coding sequence ATGGCAAACACCGCAATCTTAAAAATCGACGGTAAAGAATATGAACTACCCATCATTACGGGAACAGAAAACGAAAAGGCCATAGACATCTCCAAACTCAGACAACAAACAGGATACATTACATTAGATAACGGTTATTTAAACACCGGTGCCTGCACTAGTGCGGTAACATTCCTGGATGGTGAGTTGGGAATTTTAAGATACCGCGGGATTCCAATCGAACAATTGGCCGAAAAAGCAAGCTTCACCGAAGTAGCGTACCTTTTGATCTACGGACATCTTCCTTCCGACAAGGAATTGCAAGACTGGGACAAAGAGCTTACCATGCACACTTTGATCCACGAAGACTTAAAACGTCTTTATAACGGATTCCCTAAAGACGGCCACCCAATGGCGATCATGTCGACAATGATCGGTTCGCTTTCTACATATTACCAAGACTCATACGATCCGGAAAATCCGGATCATAGACATATCTCTATGGTCCGTCTTTTAGCAAAGTTCCCAACGATAGCTTCATTCGCGTATAAAAAATCATTGGGACAACCTACAGTTCACCCGATGAACCACTTGGATTATTGCAGCAACTTCTTGAATATGATGTTCTCCGTTCCAAGCGAGGAATATTATATCGATCCTGAGATCGTAAAAGCACTGAACCTTCTGTTGATACTTCACGCGGATCACGAACAAAACTGTTCCACTTCTACGGTTCGTTTAGTCGGTTCTTCTCTTGCAAACTTGTATGGAGCGATTTCCGCAGGTATCTGTGCTCTTTGGGGACCTCGTCACGGAGGAGCAAACCAAGAAGTATTGGAAATGCTTTTAGAGATCAAGGCTTCCGGTCTTCCTGTGAAAAAGATCGTAGAAAAAGCGAAAGATAAGAACGATGCATTCCGTCTTTCCGGATTCGGACATAGAGTTTACAAAAACTTCGATCCACGCGCTAAGATCATCAAAAAAGCCTGCGACGCAGTTCTTTCCAGATTGGGTGTAAAAGATCCTCTATTAGATATCGCTAAAGAACTCGAAGAAGCGGCACTTAAAGACTCCTACTTCGTAGAAAGAAAATTGTATCCGAACGTGGACTTCTATAGCGGTATCATCTACCGAGCTCTTGGAATTCCTGTGAATATGTTCACAGTAATGTTCGCAATGGGACGTCTTCCAGGTTGGATCGCTCAATGGAAGGAAATGATCGAATCTCCCGATATGAAGATCGGTAGACCTCGTCAGATCTACACGGGAGCTACAAACACTTCTTACGACGAAGCTAAGAAAAAGTAA